GTCGAGTCCGCCCTGCTCGATGGACACCCGGGCCTGTTCGCGCACCTTGGGCTTGGCGTGGTAGGCCACCGACAGGCCGGCCTCGCCCATCATCGGCAGGTCGTTGGCGCCGTCGCCGACGGCGATGGTCTGCTGCGGCGTGACGCCGAGCAAGGAAGCCACCTCGAGCAGCGTGCGGCGTTTTTCGGCGCCGTCGCAGATGGCGCCCCAGCTCTGTTCGACGACGCGCCCGGTGAGCTTGCCGTCGCGTTCGTCGAGCAGATTGGAGCGGGCGAAGTCGATGCCGAGCCGATCCTTCACCCGGTTGGCGAAAAAAGTGAAGCCGCCCGACACCAGCAGCACCTTCATGCCGGCGGCCTTGCAGGCGGCCACCAGTATGTCGGCGCCGGGGTTGAGCCGCAGCCGCTGGTCGTAGACCTGCTGCAGCGCTTCCACCGGAACGCCTTCGAGCAGGGCCACGCGGCGGCGCAGGCTTTCGCGGAAGTCGGCGATCTCACCGCGCATCGTGGCTTCGGTGATGGCGGCGACCTCAGCCTTCTTGCCAACCGCGTCGGCGATCTCGTCGATGCATTCGATGTTGATCAGCGTCGAGTCCATGTCGAAGGCGATCAGCTTGAAGTCGGCCAGCCGCAGCGGTGTCTGGATGCCGCGCAGCACCAGGCCGGGCAGGGGAGTCGTGGTCATGAGAGCAGGGTCGAAAAAAAAAGGTGGTGTCAGGCAGTGGCGCTGGCTGTTTCGGCCGCGTCGGCGCGGGGCTGGCCCAGGCTGCGCAGAATGTCGCGCACCATCTGGGCGCGGTCCTTGGGCTCGGGCAGCTCGCGCTCGATGCGCAGCTTTTCGTTGCCGACCAGCTTCACGTTCCGGTTCTTCTGGATCAGCTCGATGATGCGCATCGGATCCACCGGTGGATTGGGCTTGAAGGTGATGTTGGTGACGCCCGGTGCGGCATCGACCTTGACCACGCCGTAGGGCTTGGCCAGCACCCGCAGCCGGTGCACGTCCACCAGCGTCTGGGCCTGCGTCGGCAGCTTGCCGAAGCGGTCGACGATCTCCTCGAGCAGCCGGTCGATCTGGTCGGCGGTGCGGGCGGTGGCGAGCTTCTTGTAGAAGGACAGGCGCAGGTGCACGTCGCCGCAGTAGTCGTTGGGCAGCAGGGCAGGCGCGTGGAGGTTGATCTCGGTGGCGGCCGACAGCGGCGCCAGCAGGTCGGGTTCCTTGCCGGCTTTGAGCGACCGCACCGCCTCGGACAGCATCTCGTTGTAGAGCTGGAAGCCGATCTCCATCATGTTGCCGCTCTGGTTCTCGCCCAGCACCTCGCCGGTGCCGCGGATTTCCAGGTCGTGCATCGCCAGGTAGAAGCCGGAGCCGAGCTCTTCCATCTGCTGGATGGCATCGAGCCGCTGCTGGGCGTGCTTGGTGAGGCCCTCGATGTCGGGAACCATCAGGTAGGCATAGGCCTGGTGGTGGCTGCGGCCGACGCGTCCGCGCAGCTGGTGCAGCTGCGCCAGGCCGAACTTGTCGGCGCGGCTCATCACGATGGTGTTGGCAGACGGCACGTCGATGCCGGTCTCGATGATGGTCGAGCACAGCAGCAGGTTGTAGCGCTGGGCGACGAAGTCGCGCATGACCTTCTCCAGCTCGCGCTCGGGCATCTGGC
The nucleotide sequence above comes from Xylophilus sp. GOD-11R. Encoded proteins:
- the serB gene encoding phosphoserine phosphatase SerB, which produces MTTTPLPGLVLRGIQTPLRLADFKLIAFDMDSTLINIECIDEIADAVGKKAEVAAITEATMRGEIADFRESLRRRVALLEGVPVEALQQVYDQRLRLNPGADILVAACKAAGMKVLLVSGGFTFFANRVKDRLGIDFARSNLLDERDGKLTGRVVEQSWGAICDGAEKRRTLLEVASLLGVTPQQTIAVGDGANDLPMMGEAGLSVAYHAKPKVREQARVSIEQGGLDRLLEVLV